From Acidimicrobiales bacterium, one genomic window encodes:
- a CDS encoding DUF512 domain-containing protein has protein sequence MSAPSVVAVAPGSAAARAGLAPGDEIVALNGRVPRDVIEWQLLTDEAQLEVDVRRGGLQRSISVDKVAGEPLGAEVSSALFDQVRTCDNHCEFCFIYQLPPGMRESLYLKDDDYRLSFLYGNFTTLTRFTEADLERVVTEGLSPLNVSIHATDPAVRARMLRNRRGATSLRWLRALLDHGIEVHGQVVVCPGVNDGAVLEDTLAGVLDEYPELASVCVVPLGVSRWSDEPAMRPHTPEEAATVVDVVEGWQATYLRLLGRRLAFAADEYYLLARRPFPADEAYEGFAMHEDGIGMARTFEAEFTGRQSSPTGPQAGFFAWVDGASPEGYRAPRTVPARPGSVTLRPRRDAPVAILTGPYGAAVLEPLVADLGRHDVRVVPVANEFFGGNIGVTGLMVGADLARVLAGEPEGHRYLLPDVCLSQGRFLDGATPADLPRPVEVVPTDGIALRLALNGLDPGPPGEGALARPVGCSA, from the coding sequence GTGTCCGCTCCCTCCGTCGTCGCCGTCGCACCCGGGTCCGCGGCCGCGCGCGCCGGCCTGGCGCCGGGCGACGAGATCGTGGCCCTCAACGGGCGCGTCCCCCGCGACGTCATCGAGTGGCAGCTGCTCACCGACGAAGCCCAGCTCGAGGTCGATGTGCGCCGAGGTGGGCTCCAGCGCAGCATCTCGGTCGACAAGGTTGCCGGCGAGCCCCTGGGCGCCGAGGTGAGCTCGGCGCTGTTCGACCAGGTCCGCACCTGCGACAACCACTGCGAGTTCTGCTTCATCTACCAGCTGCCGCCGGGGATGCGCGAGAGCCTCTACCTCAAGGACGACGACTACCGGCTGAGCTTTCTCTACGGGAACTTCACCACCCTCACCCGCTTCACCGAGGCTGACCTCGAGCGGGTCGTCACCGAAGGGCTGAGCCCGCTCAACGTCAGCATCCACGCCACCGATCCCGCGGTCCGTGCCCGGATGCTGCGCAACCGCCGGGGCGCCACCAGCCTGCGCTGGCTTCGAGCACTCCTCGACCACGGCATCGAGGTCCACGGCCAGGTGGTGGTGTGCCCGGGCGTCAACGACGGGGCGGTGCTCGAGGACACCCTGGCCGGCGTGCTCGACGAGTACCCCGAGCTCGCCTCGGTCTGCGTGGTGCCCCTCGGAGTGAGCCGCTGGTCCGACGAGCCCGCCATGCGCCCGCACACCCCCGAGGAGGCCGCCACGGTCGTCGACGTCGTCGAGGGCTGGCAGGCGACCTACCTGCGGCTGCTCGGCCGGCGGCTGGCCTTCGCCGCCGACGAGTACTACCTGCTGGCCCGGCGACCGTTCCCGGCCGACGAGGCCTACGAGGGCTTCGCCATGCACGAGGACGGCATCGGCATGGCCCGGACCTTCGAGGCCGAGTTCACGGGCCGCCAGAGCAGCCCCACCGGGCCGCAGGCCGGGTTCTTCGCCTGGGTCGATGGCGCCTCGCCCGAGGGCTACCGCGCGCCGCGAACCGTCCCCGCCCGGCCCGGATCGGTGACCCTGCGTCCCCGTCGCGATGCGCCGGTGGCGATCCTCACCGGTCCCTACGGCGCCGCCGTCCTCGAGCCGCTGGTGGCCGACCTCGGCCGCCACGACGTCCGGGTGGTCCCGGTCGCCAACGAGTTCTTCGGTGGCAACATCGGCGTGACCGGCCTCATGGTGGGCGCCGACCTGGCACGGGTGCTGGCCGGCGAGCCCGAGGGCCACCGCTACCTCCTGCCCGACGTGTGCCTGTCCCAGGGACGGTTCCTCGACGGAGCCACGCCGGCCGACCTGCCCCGACCGGTCGAGGTCGTGCCCACCGACGGCATCGCCCTGCGCCTGGCGCTGAACGGCCTCGATCCTGGTCCGCCGGGTGAGGGTGCCCTGGCTCGACCGGTGGGGTGCAGCGCATGA
- the ispH gene encoding 4-hydroxy-3-methylbut-2-enyl diphosphate reductase, giving the protein MAVDKVLLASPRGFCAGVEMAIKALAWMVRAFEPPVYCYHEIVHNRLVVDRFRELGVVFVDDLDEVPDGAPLMLSAHGSAPEVVTAASAKAGYLVNAVCPLVTKVHHEVKVRAGKGYTVVYVGHEGHDEAVGTMAVAPESIHLVEDEAGVADLPDPGGPVALLAQTTLSHQDWAGVLDATRQRFPDLWMPGRSDLCFATTNRQSALQQIAGECDAMVVIGSANSSNTVALAKVAAASGCPRVLRVNGVEEVPDDLTGTVGVTAGASAPEELVAAVIERLSPAEGWREVSYTDETEYFPPPRELRDLLTAVGALAALTLGAPRSAPSVADREVAASEVLAALGFAETVS; this is encoded by the coding sequence GTGGCTGTCGACAAGGTCCTGCTCGCCTCCCCGCGGGGCTTCTGCGCGGGCGTGGAGATGGCGATCAAAGCGCTGGCGTGGATGGTGCGCGCCTTCGAGCCGCCCGTGTACTGCTACCACGAGATCGTGCACAACCGCCTCGTGGTCGACCGCTTCCGGGAGCTCGGGGTCGTCTTCGTCGACGACCTCGACGAGGTCCCCGACGGCGCGCCACTGATGCTGTCTGCCCACGGGTCCGCGCCCGAGGTGGTCACCGCCGCGTCGGCCAAGGCCGGCTACCTGGTCAACGCCGTGTGCCCGCTCGTCACCAAGGTCCACCACGAGGTCAAGGTCCGCGCCGGCAAGGGCTACACGGTGGTCTACGTCGGCCACGAGGGTCATGACGAGGCCGTGGGCACCATGGCCGTCGCACCCGAGTCGATCCACCTGGTCGAGGACGAGGCCGGGGTCGCCGACCTGCCCGATCCCGGCGGCCCCGTTGCGCTGCTCGCCCAGACGACCCTCAGCCACCAGGACTGGGCCGGGGTGCTCGACGCCACCCGCCAGCGCTTCCCGGATCTCTGGATGCCCGGTCGCAGCGACCTGTGCTTCGCCACGACGAACCGCCAGTCGGCCCTCCAACAGATCGCCGGCGAGTGCGATGCCATGGTCGTGATCGGCTCCGCCAACTCGTCCAACACGGTGGCCCTGGCCAAGGTGGCGGCCGCGTCGGGGTGCCCGAGGGTCCTTCGCGTCAACGGCGTGGAGGAGGTCCCCGACGACCTCACCGGCACCGTCGGTGTGACTGCCGGGGCGTCCGCTCCGGAGGAGCTCGTGGCAGCGGTGATCGAGCGCCTCTCCCCCGCCGAGGGTTGGCGGGAGGTCTCCTACACCGACGAGACGGAGTACTTCCCACCGCCACGCGAGCTGCGAGACCTGCTCACCGCCGTCGGCGCCCTCGCGGCCCTCACCCTGGGCGCGCCGCGCTCGGCGCCGAGCGTGGCGGATCGTGAGGTGGCGGCCAGCGAGGTGCTGGCCGCACTCGGCTTCGCCGAGACCGTTTCCTGA
- a CDS encoding HD domain-containing protein, translating into MADTFTRMDESTAEQWGVIGTETMANQGRVADRVLMLLESLGEITDGFATDQLTHCLQTATRAERDGADTEVVVASLCHDIGKAISVHNHPAIAAEILKAYVRPEVYDMIRVHQDFQGKHYYAHFGKDPDARETHRATLDAEVFELAGRFADDWDQTAFDPDYDTLPLEHFEPMVREVFAMPRFM; encoded by the coding sequence ATGGCTGACACCTTCACCCGCATGGACGAATCGACCGCCGAGCAGTGGGGCGTCATCGGCACGGAGACGATGGCCAACCAGGGGCGCGTGGCCGACCGGGTCCTCATGCTCCTCGAGTCGCTCGGCGAGATCACCGACGGCTTCGCCACCGACCAGCTGACCCACTGCCTGCAGACGGCCACACGGGCCGAGCGCGACGGCGCCGACACCGAGGTGGTCGTGGCCAGCCTCTGCCACGACATCGGCAAGGCCATCAGCGTCCACAACCACCCGGCCATCGCCGCCGAGATCCTCAAGGCCTACGTCCGCCCCGAGGTCTACGACATGATCCGCGTCCACCAGGACTTCCAGGGCAAGCACTACTACGCCCACTTCGGCAAGGACCCCGACGCCCGCGAGACCCACCGCGCCACGCTCGACGCCGAGGTCTTCGAGCTGGCCGGCCGATTCGCCGACGACTGGGACCAGACGGCGTTCGACCCCGACTACGACACCCTCCCGCTCGAGCACTTCGAGCCAATGGTGCGCGAGGTCTTCGCCATGCCGAGGTTCATGTAA
- a CDS encoding lysophospholipid acyltransferase family protein: MSEVEPARGAELPVPKPAGPATRGQRVLYRVVRAILLAIARVLWRLRVDGLEHVPPTGSFVLAPVHRSNVDFLLVLAVTRRRMRYMGKASIWKVKALWPLFDALGGFPVQRGTADRQALRTCIEVIGHGEPLVLFPEGARQSGPDVKPLFDGATYVASRTGVPIVPVGIGGSERALPKGKKLPRPVRITLVVGPPLTVEVGDDGKAPRRAVRETSERLRLELQRLFDEAEAKAG, translated from the coding sequence GTGAGCGAGGTCGAGCCGGCCCGAGGGGCCGAGCTCCCCGTCCCCAAGCCCGCCGGTCCGGCGACACGGGGCCAGCGGGTGCTGTACCGGGTGGTGCGGGCCATCCTGCTGGCGATCGCCCGGGTCCTCTGGCGCCTGCGGGTAGATGGCCTCGAGCACGTGCCGCCCACCGGCTCGTTCGTGCTGGCCCCGGTCCACCGCTCCAACGTCGACTTCCTGCTGGTCCTGGCCGTGACCCGTCGCCGCATGCGGTACATGGGCAAGGCGTCGATCTGGAAGGTCAAGGCCCTCTGGCCCCTCTTCGACGCCCTCGGGGGCTTCCCCGTCCAGCGCGGCACCGCCGACCGCCAGGCGCTGCGCACCTGCATCGAGGTCATCGGTCACGGCGAGCCTCTGGTGCTCTTCCCCGAGGGTGCCCGCCAGAGCGGTCCCGACGTGAAGCCGCTCTTCGACGGCGCCACCTACGTCGCCAGCCGCACCGGGGTGCCGATCGTCCCGGTCGGCATCGGGGGTTCGGAGCGGGCGCTGCCGAAGGGCAAGAAGCTTCCTCGGCCCGTGCGCATCACCCTGGTGGTGGGGCCGCCCCTGACCGTGGAGGTCGGCGATGACGGCAAGGCGCCCCGACGGGCGGTCCGGGAGACCTCCGAGCGCCTGCGGCTCGAGCTGCAGCGGCTCTTCGACGAGGCCGAGGCCAAGGCCGGCTGA
- the cmk gene encoding (d)CMP kinase, whose amino-acid sequence MRVVAIDGPAGSGKSTVARQLAKELGLDYLDTGAMYRAVAFAALRRGIDPSEAAEVARMVPRLEIAVDTAGVTVDGVDATIEIRGPEVTRAVSTVAANPDVRADLVRRQREWVELRGGGVVEGRDIGTVVFPDAVLKAYLTARLDIRAGRRHQEVTDLAYEAVAADMARRDSVDSEREVSPLQCADDAVVIDTSDRGVEDIVAELLGKL is encoded by the coding sequence ATGCGCGTCGTAGCGATCGACGGACCGGCGGGGTCGGGCAAGTCCACCGTCGCCCGCCAGCTGGCCAAAGAGCTGGGGCTGGATTACCTCGACACGGGGGCGATGTACCGAGCCGTTGCGTTCGCCGCGCTGCGCCGTGGCATCGACCCGTCCGAGGCGGCGGAGGTGGCCCGGATGGTGCCCCGTCTGGAGATCGCCGTCGACACCGCCGGCGTCACCGTCGACGGGGTCGACGCCACCATCGAGATCCGTGGCCCCGAGGTGACCCGAGCGGTGAGCACGGTGGCCGCCAACCCGGATGTGCGGGCCGACTTGGTCCGCCGGCAGCGGGAGTGGGTCGAGCTGCGGGGCGGGGGCGTGGTCGAGGGTCGCGACATCGGCACGGTGGTGTTCCCCGACGCGGTCCTCAAGGCCTACCTCACCGCCCGCCTCGACATCCGGGCCGGCCGCCGGCACCAGGAGGTGACCGATCTCGCCTACGAGGCGGTCGCCGCCGACATGGCGAGGCGCGACAGCGTCGACTCAGAGCGCGAGGTGAGCCCGCTCCAGTGCGCAGACGACGCCGTGGTGATCGACACCAGCGACCGCGGCGTCGAGGACATCGTGGCCGAGCTGCTGGGGAAGCTGTGA
- the aroA gene encoding 3-phosphoshikimate 1-carboxyvinyltransferase has translation MSTSGLVVQPFSAPPDAEVAVPGSKSITNRALVAAGLAEGTSRLSGVLRSDDTDAMVDALRTLGIAVRADDGGTEVSIDGGGGRVPSGPADLDARLSGTTSRFLTPMVALGSGRYRIDGGPPMRARPMTPLVEAVRSLGGRIEEEGAPGHLPFTVVADGLRGGAIEVSGDISSQFLSALLLSGPAMAEGLEVRVTTALVSRPYVAMTLTTMADFGVEVAQPDDTTFLVPPASYRGTDVRIEPDASAASYFFAAAAITGGRVRVPGLGRRSTQGDLAFVEVLERMGAIVRSDDEGTEVVGTGALRGVDVDLTDLSDTAQTLAATAVFATGPTRVRGIGFIRRKETDRIAAVVRELRRCGIEAEEHPDGFSVHPGTPRPARIETYHDHRMAMSFALLGLRAPGIEILDPACVEKTYPEFFADLDRLRSSGPGGR, from the coding sequence GTGAGCACGTCTGGCCTGGTCGTGCAGCCCTTCTCGGCACCGCCCGACGCCGAGGTGGCGGTGCCCGGCTCGAAGAGCATCACCAACCGGGCGCTGGTCGCGGCGGGCCTGGCCGAGGGGACCTCCCGGCTCTCGGGGGTGCTGCGATCGGACGACACCGACGCCATGGTCGACGCCCTGCGCACCCTGGGCATCGCCGTGCGGGCCGACGACGGCGGCACAGAGGTGTCGATCGACGGTGGCGGGGGACGGGTGCCGTCGGGGCCGGCCGACCTCGACGCCCGGCTCTCCGGGACCACCTCGCGGTTCCTCACTCCCATGGTGGCCCTCGGGTCGGGTCGATACCGGATCGACGGCGGCCCACCCATGCGGGCCCGTCCCATGACGCCGCTGGTGGAGGCGGTGCGCTCGCTCGGCGGGCGGATCGAGGAGGAGGGCGCGCCCGGCCACCTGCCCTTCACCGTGGTGGCCGACGGCCTCCGCGGCGGGGCCATCGAGGTGAGCGGCGACATCTCCAGCCAGTTCCTGTCGGCCCTGCTCCTCAGCGGCCCGGCGATGGCCGAGGGCCTCGAGGTCCGGGTCACCACTGCCCTGGTGTCCCGTCCCTACGTGGCCATGACCCTCACCACCATGGCCGACTTCGGCGTTGAGGTCGCCCAGCCCGACGACACCACGTTCCTGGTTCCCCCGGCGAGCTACCGCGGCACGGACGTGCGCATCGAGCCCGACGCCAGCGCGGCGTCGTACTTCTTCGCCGCCGCAGCCATCACCGGGGGTCGGGTGCGGGTGCCGGGCCTCGGACGGCGATCCACCCAGGGGGACCTGGCCTTCGTCGAGGTCCTCGAGCGGATGGGGGCGATCGTGCGCAGCGACGACGAGGGCACCGAGGTGGTCGGCACCGGCGCGCTTCGAGGGGTGGACGTCGATCTGACCGACCTGTCCGACACAGCCCAGACGCTGGCGGCGACGGCGGTCTTCGCCACCGGGCCCACCCGGGTGCGTGGGATCGGCTTCATCCGGCGCAAGGAGACCGACCGGATCGCCGCGGTCGTCCGGGAGCTGCGGCGCTGCGGGATCGAAGCCGAGGAGCACCCCGACGGGTTCAGCGTCCACCCGGGGACGCCGCGACCGGCCCGGATCGAGACCTACCACGACCACCGCATGGCCATGAGCTTCGCCCTCCTTGGCCTGCGGGCACCGGGGATCGAGATCCTCGACCCGGCCTGCGTCGAGAAGACCTACCCGGAGTTCTTCGCCGACCTCGACCGGCTGCGCAGCAGCGGCCCCGGCGGGCGGTAG